A genome region from Takifugu flavidus isolate HTHZ2018 unplaced genomic scaffold, ASM371156v2 ctg346, whole genome shotgun sequence includes the following:
- the LOC130520331 gene encoding NACHT, LRR and PYD domains-containing protein 12-like, whose product MTSNPSHLRELSLSWNQNLTDARVKLLSSAMMHPNCRLETLRLSGCSLSEISCGSLASALRSNPSHLRELDLSWNQLKDPAVKRLCGFLQDPLCKLETLRLSECSLSETSCDSVASALKSNLSHLRVLDLSINTLQDSGVKRLCSGLESPNCKLERLGLECCSLSEISCDSLASALRSNPSHLRELDLSGNQLQDSGVKLLSDLVENPHYGLETLSQ is encoded by the exons atgacgtcaaacccttctcatctacgggagctgagcttaagctggaatcaaaacctgacagatgccagagtaaagttactgtcttctgcaatgatgcatccaaactgcagactggagactctcag actgagtggctgcagtttatcagagatcagctgtggctctctggcctcggccctgaggtccaatccctcccatctcagagaactggacctgagttggaaccagctgaaggatccagcagtgaagcggctctgtggttttctccaggatcctctctgtaagctggagactctcag actaagtgagtgcagtttatcagagaccagctgtgattctgtggcctcagctctgaagtccaacctctcccatctgagggttctggacctgagcatcaacacgttgcaggattcaggagtgaagcggctctgttctggactggagagtccaaactgtaaactggagaggctcgg attagagtgctgcagcttatcagagattagctgtgactctctggcctcggcgctgaggtccaatccctcccatctcagagaactggacctgagtgggaaccagctgcaggattcaggagtgaagctgctgtctgatctcgtagagaatccacactatgggctggagacattgagtcagtag